The DNA region GAGGGTGATGGTGCGGCCCGTCGCCTCCCGGACCTTGGCGGCGATCTGCGGCCGGTAGCTGTTGACGTCCACCAGAAAGGGCAGGGCGACGGCGGCCGAGACCACGAGTCCGGCCGCGATCGCCATGGCGATCAGCCAGCGACGGATGGCGCGCGACAGGGGCATGTTCCCCTCCTCAGGGAACCTTCTTCAGGTCCTCTTCTCTCATGTACGCCCGGGCCAGCCGGCGCGAGCGGGAGTACCCGAACAGGGACGAAAAACGGGCCATCTTGATCTGGTGCCGGATCTCGCCGATTTTCGCGCGGGCGGCCGCTTCCCCGAGGGCGATGCACTCGACAATCGCCGAGAAGTCGGCCCAGTGGATGTGACCCACCTCGGGATCGATCAGGACGTCGGCAAACCGGCACTGCATGTCCTTGAGCGCCTCCGCCTTGACCGCGTTCGCCCGGACCATGATGTTCAGGCCTCTGCGGTAGGCGGAAGTGTCCTCCATGTCCTTCGAAACGTCCACCCCGATCACCAGGTTCGCCCCGAGCCGCAGCGCCGGGATCACCGGGACCTTGCTGGTCCATCCCCCGTCGATCAGGAGTCGACCGTCGATCGGCACCGGCGGCAGGAGTCCGGGGACGGCGCTGCTGGCGCTGACGGCCCGCCGCAGGGGGCCCTCCTGGATGATGACCTCCTCGGCGCGATTGATGTCCGTGGCCACCGCCGCGAACGGGATGCGCGTCTGGTCGATAGTGACGTCGTCCAGGATGCCGTTGATGTTGTGCTCGAAGTGCTGCGCGCTGATCCAGGAGGTCTTGGCCATCGAGAAGGAATAGAAAATCCCCTTTTTGACCAGCGACACGAAATTGTAGAGAAGGCCCGGGCGGGCCTGCCGGCTCTCGCGCAGAAAATCGAATTTCGATCTCTTGAACTGCTTGCTGAAGATGAAGTCCCGGAAGCGGCTCTCGGTCGCCGCGGCGCTCTTCGTCGTGGCATAGACCCCGCCCACGAGCGCCCCGACGCTCGTGCCGACGATCAGGTCGATGGGGATCTCGTTCTCCTCGAGGACCTTCAGGACCCCGATGTGGGCCAGCCCGCGGGCCGCACCGCCCCCCAGGGCCAGCCCGACCTTGAACCCTTCGAACATCACCGCACCGTCCCGGAAGATCGATCCACGCCGCGCAGATCGCGCCGAGCCTCAATATAGGCCGGGCCGGCGCCCGGGGCCATCCAGCCGGCCGGCGTAGCGGCAAAGGCGGCGGAGCGGGCAGGCGGGGCAGCGAGGGGCGCGGGCCCGGCAGATCCGCCGGCCCAGGCTGATCAGGTTCAGGTGCGCCTCGAGGTAGCGCGCCTTCGGGATCAGGCCGGCCAGGATCGCGTGGGTTCTCCGCGGGGTGGCCTTCGGCGGAACCCACCCGACGCGCCGGGCGATCCGGTGGATGTGGGTGTCCACCGGGAAGGCCGGCCGGCCACAGGCGAACAGCAGCACGCAGCAGGCGGTCTTCTCACCGACCCCCCGGAGGCCCAGGAGGTAGGCCCTGGCGTCCGCCAGCGGCATCGTCCGGAGCACGCCCAGGTCGAGACGCCCCTGGTCCTGACGGACGCGGCGGAGGATGTCCTGGATCACCCGGCTCTTGGTCCTGGCGAGGCCGCCGGCTCGAATGGCGCGCTCCACGTCGGCGCGCCGGGCCCGGAGCACGTCCTCCCAGGCGGGGAAGCGTCCTCGCAGGGCGGCGTAGGCGCGGTCGCGATTGACGTCGCTGGTATGCTGGGAGAGGACCGTGAGAATCAGCTCGTCGAGCGGCGCGTAGCGGCGGCCGGGGCGCGGGCGGCCGAAGGCCTTGGCCAGAAGAGCGAGATGCCGGCCGGCCGATTCCCTACCCACCGCCGGGGGCCGGGAGCTGGGTGAACTGGCCGTCGGTCATCACCAGATCGTCGGCGCTCCCGGCGCGCCCGTCGGCGCCGGGGCTGGTCAGCGTGAAGCTGCGGCCGTCCGACTGGTAGAGAAGGGTGTTGCCCCAGTTGTCGACGGTGACGGCTCCGGGCAGGTAGGTCGGGACCAGAACGGCCGTGGCCTGATCGATCGAGCTCCCCAGGGGATAACCTCCTCGATCGAGAACGCTGGCGCCCAGGGCCCGTCCCAGAGTCTCCATGGTCCCCTTGGTCCCGACGAGTTTTCCCTGGTCGATGGCGTGCAGGACCTCGCGCGAGGCGTTCTCGCCCGCCTTGCCGCATCCCGCGGCGGCCAGCGAGGCCACGACGATCAGGATGAACGCCGCCGGCATTCTCATCGGTCCTCCCGCGAGCCGGCAGGAATCTCCACGCGGCCGGCCGGGCCGATTGTACCGGATCCCCTGTGATAAGATTTCCGCGAGGCGCTGCCACTTGGAGATTCCGCCCGGTCCGCAGGATCCGTATGCCGGCATGCGCGCGCGGATGGTCGAGGAGCAGATCGTCAGGCGCCGCGTCCGGGACGAGCGGGTCCTGCGGGCGATGGGCACGGTGCCTCGCCATCTGTTCGTGCCGGACTATCTCAGGGACAGCGCCTACGATGACGGCCCGTTGCCGATCGGGGAGGAGCAGACCATCTCCCAGCCGTACGTCGTGGCGTTCATGAGCGAGGCGATTCGGCCGCAGCCCGCCGACCGGGTCCTGGAGGTCGGCACCGGCTCGGGATACCAGACGGCGGTCCTCGCGGACCTCGTCGGGCACGTGTACAGCACGGAAGTTCGCCCCCGCCTGGCCGAGGCGGCGCGCGCCAGGCTCGCGGAGCTGGGCGTCTCGAACGTCACCCTGCGCGCGGAGGACGGGTCCGGTGGCTGGCCGGAGGAGGCGCCGTTCGACTCGATCCTGGTCACGGCCGCGGCGCCCGGCGTGCCGGAGGCTTTGGTGGAGCAGCTCGGCGAAGGAGGCAGGCTCGTGATACCGATCGGCAGCGGGGATCAGGAGCTGGTCAGGGTGACCCGCGGCCGGGACGGCCTCGCACGCGAGAGGCTCCTGCCGGTCCGCTTCGTGCCGCTCGTCCTCTAGCAGCACCAGGAGATCCCATGGCGAAGGTCATCACCCCCAGGCAGGAAGACTACTCGCGCTGGTACACCGACGTGATCACCCAGTCGCAGATGGCCGACTACTCGCCGGTCAAGGGCTGCATGGTGATCCGGCCCCTGGGCTACGCCGTCTGGGAGGGGATGCAGAAGGAGCTGGACGCCCGCTTCAAGGAGACCGGACACCAGAACGCCTATTTCCCGCTGTTCATCCCCGAGTCGTTCCTGCACAAGGAGGCCGAGCACGTCGCGGGCTTCGCCCCCGAGTGCGCCGTGGTCACGCACGGCGGCGGCAAGGAGCTGGAAGAGGCGCTCATCGTCCGGCCGACGTCGGAGACGATCATCTACGCGATGTACGCCAAATGGATCCGCTCCTACCGCGACCTGCCGGTCCTGATCAACCAGTGGGCCAACGTCGTGCGCTGGGAGATGCGCACCCGCCTGTTCCTGCGCACCACCGAGTTTCTCTGGCAGGAGGGGCACACCGCCCACGCGACGGAGCAGGAGGCCGAGGCGGAGGCGCTCCTCATCCTCGAGATCTACCGGCGCTTCGCCGAGGAGCACATGGCGATCCCGGTCTACACCGGCGTGAAGAGCGACAGCGAGAAGTTCGCGGGGGCCCTTCGCACCTACAGCATCGAGGCGCTCATGCAGGACGGCAAGGCGCTGCAGGCCGGGACGTCGCACAACCTGGGGCAGAACTTCGCCAAGGCCTTCGAGGTGAAGTTCCAGACCAAGGACGGCACGTGGGAGAACGTCTGGTCGACTTCCTGGGGCGTGTCCACCCGGCTCGTGGGCGCCCTGGTCATGGCGCACGGCGACGACAACGGCGCCAGCTTTCCGCCCCGCCTCGCGCCCGTCCAGGTGGTCCTGGTGCCGATCTGGAAGAGCGACGACGAGAAGGCGCGCATCTCGGAGGCCGTGCGGCTGGCGGCCGAGGAGCTGAAGGGGGCCTTCCGCGTCAAGGCCGACCTGCGCGACGAGGTGTCGCCCGGCTGGAAGTTCAACGAGTGGGAGATGAAGGGCGTCCCCCTGCGCCTGGAGATCGGCCCGCGCGATCTGGAGAAGGACCAGTTCACCGCCGTCCGCCGGCTGGACCGCCGCAAGACCCCGCTGCCCCGCGCCGGCCTGGCCGCCGGTGTCGCCGCGCTGCTGGAGGAGATCCAGTCCGCGATGCTCGAGAAGGGGCGCGCCTTCCTGCGGGAGAACACCCGGGACGCCAGGGACTACGAGGAGTTCAAGCGGGCGCTCGACGCGTCGGGCGGGTTCTACCGCGCCCACTGGTGCGGCTCGGCCGACTGCGAGAAGCGCATCAAGGACGAGACCAAGGCGACCATCCGCTGCATCCCGCTCGAGGGGAACCGGGAGGACGGCAAGTGCCTGCGCTGCGGAGGGGAGTCCCGGCGATGGGTCTACTTCGCCCGGTCCTACTAGGAGCGATCCTGTCCGGCGCCCTCGTGGCGGCGGGCGTGGCGGCGCAGGTCCCGGTCGCGGACTCCCCGGCGGCACCGGGCACCGAGCCGGCGGGGCAGGTTGCGGTGCGCTTCCTGGAGCCGGCGCCGCCCGGCCTCATCCTCGGACCCACCCGCATCTCCGTCGAGGCGGCGGCCCCGGCCGGCGCCCGCGTCTCGCGCGTCGAGATTTACGCCGACGGGACCCTGCTCACCGCCTTCGAGCGCCCCCCCTTCTCCCTGACCTGGGACGCCGGCACCGGCTTCGCGCACCGCACCCTGCGGGCCGTGGCGATCGACTCCGAGGGGCGCAGGGGGGAGGCCACCCTGGTCGCCCGCCCTTTGTACGTCGGCCAGTACGAGGAGGTCCGGCTGGTCAACGTGTTCGCCACGGTGCGCGATCGCCGGGGGAACGCCGTGCTCGATCTGGGGAAGAGCGACTTCGTCATGCTCGAGGACGGCGCGCCGCAGTCGGTGACGCATTTCACCTCCGCCAAGGTGCCGATCACCATCGCCCTGCTGATCGACGCCAGCAACAGCATGAACCTGGGGGGCCGGATCGAACTGGCGCGCAAGGCCGCGGAAGAGTTCGTCGAGAGCGTCGATCCGGAGGACCGGCTCATGGTCCTGTCGTTCAACGACGAGCTCAAGGGGGGCGCCGGGCCGGCCTCCGACCGGGGCGCGACCAAGAAGGAGATCGAGGCGATCCAGGCGCGGGGCGGCACCGCCCTCTACGACGCGATCTACGCGGCCGCCGTCCGCCTTCTCGGATCCGAGGGGCGCCGCGTCATCGTGCTCCTTTCGGACGGGCGCGACCAGGCCCTGACCGACAACGAGCCCGGGAGCCTGCACCTGTTCGAGGAGGCCCTGGAGAAGGCGCATCGCAGCGAGGTCGCCGTCTACGCGATTGGGCTCGGGGCCCACCTGGACACCGAGATGGACCTGCGCTACGAGCGCAGCCTCAAGGAGATCCTCGACACCCTGGCGAGCGCGACCGGGGGCCGGTCGTACTACCCCGCGCGCCCCGGCCAGCTGTCGGGGGTCTACCGACAGATCGCGGCCGATCTGAAGGCCCAGTACACGCTGGCCTACTCTTCGACCAATCGCGTCCCGGACGGCAAGTGGCGGACGATCCGCCTGACGGTGAAGAATCCGGAGCTGGAGGTGCGGGCGCGGGCCGGATATTACGCCCCGGGGCCGCAGAAGCCCTGAGGACCGCGTGCCGGCCGGATGCTCGGGCAGGCTCCTAGCCCGCCCCTCCAGGCATCGCGGTCCCGGGGCGCGGCCGGCGGATCAGCATCAGGTTGCGCAGATAGATGAAGATGCCCGCGGACTGCCCGATGGTGAACACGATGTCCTGCCTGTACCAGAAGGCGTAGGCGAACAGGATCAGGCCCCCCAGGAGGCTCAGGTACCAGAACGCCACCGGGATCGTGCTCTCCTTCCGGCGCTCCGATGCCAGCCACTGCACGATGAAGCGCGATCCGAAGAGGATCTGCCCCAGGATGCCGAACAGCACCCAGCCGTTGACGTGCAGCAGGCCTTCAAATGTCATCCTTCACCTCGTAGCGCAGTTTGCGCCGCTTCATCCAGCGGACGGCAAGCAGATCCATGAACGACGGCAACAGGCGGTTGCCGATCCCGTACTTCGATTCGCCGTGGCGGCGCGGCCGGTGGCCCACGGCGATCTCGCGGACGCGGCACCCTTCCATCTTCAGGAGCGTCGGCAGGAAGCGGTGCATCCCGTCGTAGAGGACG from Candidatus Polarisedimenticolia bacterium includes:
- the proS gene encoding proline--tRNA ligase, whose protein sequence is MAKVITPRQEDYSRWYTDVITQSQMADYSPVKGCMVIRPLGYAVWEGMQKELDARFKETGHQNAYFPLFIPESFLHKEAEHVAGFAPECAVVTHGGGKELEEALIVRPTSETIIYAMYAKWIRSYRDLPVLINQWANVVRWEMRTRLFLRTTEFLWQEGHTAHATEQEAEAEALLILEIYRRFAEEHMAIPVYTGVKSDSEKFAGALRTYSIEALMQDGKALQAGTSHNLGQNFAKAFEVKFQTKDGTWENVWSTSWGVSTRLVGALVMAHGDDNGASFPPRLAPVQVVLVPIWKSDDEKARISEAVRLAAEELKGAFRVKADLRDEVSPGWKFNEWEMKGVPLRLEIGPRDLEKDQFTAVRRLDRRKTPLPRAGLAAGVAALLEEIQSAMLEKGRAFLRENTRDARDYEEFKRALDASGGFYRAHWCGSADCEKRIKDETKATIRCIPLEGNREDGKCLRCGGESRRWVYFARSY
- a CDS encoding protein-L-isoaspartate(D-aspartate) O-methyltransferase, yielding MRARMVEEQIVRRRVRDERVLRAMGTVPRHLFVPDYLRDSAYDDGPLPIGEEQTISQPYVVAFMSEAIRPQPADRVLEVGTGSGYQTAVLADLVGHVYSTEVRPRLAEAARARLAELGVSNVTLRAEDGSGGWPEEAPFDSILVTAAAPGVPEALVEQLGEGGRLVIPIGSGDQELVRVTRGRDGLARERLLPVRFVPLVL
- a CDS encoding VWA domain-containing protein, which translates into the protein MGLLRPVLLGAILSGALVAAGVAAQVPVADSPAAPGTEPAGQVAVRFLEPAPPGLILGPTRISVEAAAPAGARVSRVEIYADGTLLTAFERPPFSLTWDAGTGFAHRTLRAVAIDSEGRRGEATLVARPLYVGQYEEVRLVNVFATVRDRRGNAVLDLGKSDFVMLEDGAPQSVTHFTSAKVPITIALLIDASNSMNLGGRIELARKAAEEFVESVDPEDRLMVLSFNDELKGGAGPASDRGATKKEIEAIQARGGTALYDAIYAAAVRLLGSEGRRVIVLLSDGRDQALTDNEPGSLHLFEEALEKAHRSEVAVYAIGLGAHLDTEMDLRYERSLKEILDTLASATGGRSYYPARPGQLSGVYRQIAADLKAQYTLAYSSTNRVPDGKWRTIRLTVKNPELEVRARAGYYAPGPQKP
- the nth gene encoding endonuclease III codes for the protein MGRESAGRHLALLAKAFGRPRPGRRYAPLDELILTVLSQHTSDVNRDRAYAALRGRFPAWEDVLRARRADVERAIRAGGLARTKSRVIQDILRRVRQDQGRLDLGVLRTMPLADARAYLLGLRGVGEKTACCVLLFACGRPAFPVDTHIHRIARRVGWVPPKATPRRTHAILAGLIPKARYLEAHLNLISLGRRICRARAPRCPACPLRRLCRYAGRLDGPGRRPGLY
- a CDS encoding lipid-A-disaccharide synthase N-terminal domain-containing protein — protein: MTFEGLLHVNGWVLFGILGQILFGSRFIVQWLASERRKESTIPVAFWYLSLLGGLILFAYAFWYRQDIVFTIGQSAGIFIYLRNLMLIRRPRPGTAMPGGAG
- a CDS encoding type II secretion system protein GspG, translating into MRMPAAFILIVVASLAAAGCGKAGENASREVLHAIDQGKLVGTKGTMETLGRALGASVLDRGGYPLGSSIDQATAVLVPTYLPGAVTVDNWGNTLLYQSDGRSFTLTSPGADGRAGSADDLVMTDGQFTQLPAPGGG
- a CDS encoding patatin-like phospholipase family protein: MFEGFKVGLALGGGAARGLAHIGVLKVLEENEIPIDLIVGTSVGALVGGVYATTKSAAATESRFRDFIFSKQFKRSKFDFLRESRQARPGLLYNFVSLVKKGIFYSFSMAKTSWISAQHFEHNINGILDDVTIDQTRIPFAAVATDINRAEEVIIQEGPLRRAVSASSAVPGLLPPVPIDGRLLIDGGWTSKVPVIPALRLGANLVIGVDVSKDMEDTSAYRRGLNIMVRANAVKAEALKDMQCRFADVLIDPEVGHIHWADFSAIVECIALGEAAARAKIGEIRHQIKMARFSSLFGYSRSRRLARAYMREEDLKKVP